DNA from Desulfitobacterium chlororespirans DSM 11544:
GGGCACGGTCTTAAGATCCCGCCCGGAGATGCGGACACTCCCCTCCTGAGGGTCAAAAAAACGCAGCAGCAAATTGACCAGGGTGGATTTGCCTGCCCCGGATTTCCCCACGACCGCTACCTTTTCCCCCTGGCTGATGGTAAAGGTTGCCTTTGCCAACGCCGGCCGGGTTCCCTGGTTGTAGCCGAAAGTGACCTTATCAAAAACCACATCCCCGTGGAAACCCGCCTTCGCCAGGGGCGGGGCATCTTCCGGCTCGGCAATCTGGGGCCGAGTGTCTAAAAAAACAAAGATTTTATCCGCAGCGGTCAAACCCCGGAATCCCACATGCCAGTATTTCACAAGGTCGGTCATCGGTCGGAAGCATTCCACCGACAAAAACAGAATTAAAAACATGCCGGTGAGACTAAGCTGGCCCAGGGCAAAAAGGTAGGCGGCCACACCCACGGAAAAAGCCGAACCGAGGGCCGCACCCAATCCAATCAGGCAGGAGTCCAGCAACGAGACGGCCAGATTGTGCATGATGGATTTATACCACTCCCGTGAGTCGTTTTCCAGTTCCTTTCCCTTGGCCTCCGAAGCGTTGAAAGCTTTGAGGGTCATCATACCCTGCAGGGCATCGAGAAACTGGGCATTGAAATGATTGCGCTTTTCCCAGCTGGTCATGCCCGTAGAGCGCATGACTTTAATCCACAGAGAAGGCACCACCATCACGATAATCATACCCAGGAGCATAATAGCGCCCACCATGGTGTGCAAATAAAACACATAGGCCAGTATCCCCAGGGAGCTGATCAGAGTTACGAAGCAATGGGGTATATAGTAGGAAATATAAGGTCCTATGGCTTCCACCCCATCCACAAACACCGACTGAATACTGCCGGAACGGTTGTTTTGCAAAAAACCCGGCCCCAGGGTCAAAAGCTTCTCAAACATCGTATAGCGAAGCTTTTCCTTGGCCTGGCCCGCCAGTTTTTTGCTTTGCACCTCATTGAACCAGTTAAATACGGAGCGCAGGAGGATCATTCCTAAGATAACAGCAAAATTTACTATAAATTGCTCCCAGGCTTCCCCGGCAAAAACACGGCTTAAAACCATAGCTGTAAGCACGCCTTGAATGATGTACGTCCCGGTCACCAATACACCGATGACTACTTTGAGCACAACGCTTCCCCGCATGCCCCTGGTTATAGCAAACAATCTTTTACTGATTAACATATTTCATCTCCTTGTGCGTTTTTCCATGTGGACTTCCCCGAATCCACCGCACTTTATCTTCTCTTATTCAAACTTTTCCGGATAAAAAGCTGTGGCAAGCTTCTTTACACAATCTGCGCTGCGTATCCCCGCCAGGGTTTCACTTATATCAACAACAATAATTTT
Protein-coding regions in this window:
- a CDS encoding ABC transporter ATP-binding protein/permease, which translates into the protein MLISKRLFAITRGMRGSVVLKVVIGVLVTGTYIIQGVLTAMVLSRVFAGEAWEQFIVNFAVILGMILLRSVFNWFNEVQSKKLAGQAKEKLRYTMFEKLLTLGPGFLQNNRSGSIQSVFVDGVEAIGPYISYYIPHCFVTLISSLGILAYVFYLHTMVGAIMLLGMIIVMVVPSLWIKVMRSTGMTSWEKRNHFNAQFLDALQGMMTLKAFNASEAKGKELENDSREWYKSIMHNLAVSLLDSCLIGLGAALGSAFSVGVAAYLFALGQLSLTGMFLILFLSVECFRPMTDLVKYWHVGFRGLTAADKIFVFLDTRPQIAEPEDAPPLAKAGFHGDVVFDKVTFGYNQGTRPALAKATFTISQGEKVAVVGKSGAGKSTLVNLLLRFFDPQEGSVRISGRDLKTVPSRSFHELISVVWQDTYLFHGTIAENLRIAKPGAGHEEIEKAAKLANIHDFIVSLPEGYATQVGERGVRFSGGERQRIAVARAFLKDAPILVLDEATSSLDAENEAAIQQGLQHLMENRTVLIIAHRFSTIREADRIIVLEDHKIVQTGTHDELMAKGKGQYAQLLTAQL